From one Haloferax marinisediminis genomic stretch:
- a CDS encoding response regulator, whose product MNRPQSVLHVDDDPEMLALSAATFRNLDDVCLLTAETATEAIEVISNQRVDCVVSDSLVLPDGVPLVEAVRHADDDVPIVLFTAKDWSEVADLASAADVDEYVQKAGPDDFATVIRHVSTLVDEGDSDGALAQSASAVAQALDDHANAISDATLSLGEQWDLVGQWMGEEELGIVVVEAIESHAGLPAIEQPLYESVDADALEALLRPVLEDEERPGIEVRFPYGDFELAITSTGDIFARPKPETTLY is encoded by the coding sequence ATGAACCGTCCTCAGTCGGTCCTCCACGTCGACGATGACCCCGAAATGCTCGCCCTCTCCGCGGCGACGTTTCGGAATCTCGACGACGTCTGTCTTCTCACTGCTGAGACGGCGACGGAGGCCATCGAAGTCATCTCGAATCAGCGTGTCGACTGCGTGGTAAGTGACTCGCTGGTGTTACCCGACGGTGTCCCACTGGTCGAAGCAGTTCGCCACGCAGACGACGACGTCCCAATCGTCTTGTTCACTGCGAAAGATTGGAGTGAAGTCGCCGACCTTGCATCCGCAGCAGACGTGGACGAGTACGTCCAGAAGGCGGGTCCCGACGACTTCGCCACGGTCATTCGACACGTGAGTACACTCGTCGACGAGGGCGATTCGGACGGTGCACTGGCACAGAGCGCCTCCGCAGTCGCCCAGGCGCTCGACGACCACGCAAACGCCATCTCCGACGCGACGCTCAGTCTCGGCGAACAGTGGGACCTCGTCGGCCAGTGGATGGGTGAGGAAGAACTCGGTATCGTCGTCGTCGAAGCGATCGAATCGCACGCCGGACTGCCGGCTATCGAACAGCCACTGTACGAGTCAGTCGACGCCGACGCGCTCGAAGCGTTGCTCCGCCCAGTCCTCGAAGACGAGGAGCGACCCGGTATCGAGGTTCGGTTCCCGTACGGTGACTTCGAACTCGCGATCACGAGTACGGGCGACATCTTCGCCCGCCCAAAACCAGAGACGACGCTCTACTGA
- a CDS encoding HAD family hydrolase — MVADNYDFWLFDLDGTLIDAEWSYTRDVFDRVGDRLGRQFTDREAEILWHGLGGARDPTLREWGVDPTEFWPAFHREEDPLKRAEATYLHDDAARLVEEIHAAGRPVGIVTHCQQFLTDPVLDHLDIRDWFDTVVCCTEEIGWKPDAAPVKRAISQLGLGGELLTDGGTSGVLAGDGESDIGAAWNTGLDGIHVERHGPEQRGRCVLGEYRVQTFDELVRSK, encoded by the coding sequence ATGGTCGCCGATAACTACGATTTCTGGCTGTTCGACCTCGATGGGACCCTCATCGATGCCGAGTGGTCGTACACGCGTGACGTGTTCGACCGTGTCGGCGACCGGTTAGGCCGCCAGTTCACCGACCGGGAAGCAGAGATACTCTGGCACGGACTCGGCGGAGCACGCGACCCGACCCTCCGCGAGTGGGGCGTCGACCCCACCGAGTTCTGGCCCGCCTTCCACCGCGAAGAGGACCCGCTGAAGCGCGCCGAGGCGACGTACCTCCACGACGACGCTGCCCGACTCGTCGAAGAGATTCACGCTGCCGGCCGGCCGGTGGGTATCGTCACCCACTGTCAGCAGTTCTTGACCGACCCCGTGTTGGACCACCTCGACATCCGCGACTGGTTCGACACCGTCGTCTGTTGTACCGAAGAGATTGGATGGAAACCTGACGCTGCACCGGTCAAGCGGGCCATCTCCCAGCTCGGACTTGGGGGAGAACTCCTGACTGACGGTGGGACGTCGGGAGTGCTCGCCGGTGACGGAGAGAGCGACATCGGCGCGGCGTGGAACACGGGACTCGACGGAATCCACGTCGAACGACACGGCCCCGAACAACGTGGTCGGTGCGTCCTCGGTGAGTACCGGGTGCAGACGTTCGACGAACTCGTTCGGTCGAAGTAA
- the lwrS gene encoding LWR-salt protein, protein MSLRYVFTVRFRLETASGVSTDPQEFETTVRVTPPPPGDSGWMLFRDALWRGEVNDPVYARQLAQSWLDVPVVSCSFAELRTDEDALSDLREAIAADLDEFNADSVREVLHKYFGSAIHVEKTDTHDR, encoded by the coding sequence ATGTCCCTCAGGTACGTCTTCACTGTGCGCTTTCGACTCGAAACAGCGTCGGGTGTCAGCACCGACCCACAGGAGTTCGAGACGACAGTCCGCGTCACCCCACCGCCCCCCGGCGACTCCGGGTGGATGCTGTTCCGTGACGCACTCTGGCGCGGGGAAGTGAACGACCCGGTGTACGCCCGCCAACTCGCCCAGTCGTGGCTGGACGTCCCAGTCGTCTCCTGTTCGTTCGCCGAACTCCGAACCGACGAGGACGCCCTCTCGGACCTGCGGGAGGCCATCGCTGCCGACCTCGACGAGTTCAACGCTGACTCGGTCCGGGAGGTACTCCACAAGTACTTTGGGAGCGCAATCCACGTCGAGAAGACGGACACACACGACAGATGA
- a CDS encoding 4a-hydroxytetrahydrobiopterin dehydratase has translation MAEVLSDADVDDQLSEAWSRDGDEIVRVYEFDDYLDGVAFAADIGEVAEEEFHHPEITIRYKKVEVRLTSHEEGGITEKDLRLADLFDAEL, from the coding sequence ATGGCCGAGGTACTCTCCGACGCAGACGTCGACGACCAACTGAGCGAAGCGTGGAGCCGCGACGGCGACGAAATCGTTCGTGTCTACGAGTTCGACGACTACTTAGACGGTGTGGCGTTCGCCGCCGACATCGGCGAAGTCGCCGAAGAAGAGTTCCACCACCCCGAGATAACCATCCGGTACAAGAAGGTGGAAGTCCGCCTCACGAGTCACGAAGAAGGCGGCATCACCGAGAAGGACCTGCGGCTCGCCGACCTGTTCGACGCCGAGTTGTAG
- the hemA gene encoding glutamyl-tRNA reductase, whose protein sequence is MRSAGVISGVSVAHDRASVQEIESASSDDVETVVARLLRRDGVTEAFSLQTCNRAEAYVVTDDAADGRRALEDFAPDVRDGSVRHMDHEESLRHLMRVAAGLESLVLGEDQILGQLKRAVDAAHDAGSIGSMLEDALMKAIHVGERARNETAINEGAVSLGSAAVRLARAELDHPIEDARALVVGAGEMGTLAAKALASVDVAELIVANRTVAHAEYLSREVPGIDDAAGLGGMDTLLATADIVITATSSPEYVIDSSHLGDAGSTMLIDIAQPRDVDPAADELDGVCVHDIDDLETVTDRTAAQREQAAKQVETMIDEEFDRLLAAYKRKRADEAISSMYEAAEHVKRREVSTAISKLEAQGDLTDEQRETVESLADALIGQLLSAPTKSLRDAAGDDDWTTIQTAMRLFDPGFDDYAVPDARESSSSQTDVPEGGRSDIDREASDEEVPRRVIEQLSDD, encoded by the coding sequence ATGAGAAGCGCGGGTGTCATCTCTGGTGTGAGCGTGGCCCACGACCGGGCGAGCGTTCAAGAGATAGAATCCGCTTCGAGCGACGACGTCGAGACAGTGGTCGCCCGACTTCTCAGGCGTGACGGTGTTACCGAAGCGTTCTCCTTGCAGACGTGTAACCGTGCGGAAGCGTACGTCGTCACCGACGACGCGGCCGACGGCCGTCGCGCGCTGGAAGACTTCGCCCCCGACGTCCGAGACGGGAGCGTCCGCCACATGGACCACGAAGAGAGCCTTCGCCACCTCATGCGGGTGGCGGCGGGCCTCGAATCACTCGTCCTCGGTGAGGACCAAATTCTCGGCCAACTCAAGCGCGCCGTTGACGCGGCCCACGACGCCGGTAGCATCGGTTCGATGCTCGAAGACGCGCTGATGAAAGCGATTCACGTGGGCGAACGCGCCCGCAACGAGACCGCCATCAACGAAGGTGCCGTCTCGCTCGGAAGCGCCGCCGTCAGACTCGCTCGGGCCGAACTAGACCACCCAATCGAAGACGCCCGCGCTCTCGTCGTTGGCGCTGGCGAGATGGGAACACTCGCTGCGAAGGCACTCGCATCCGTCGACGTCGCCGAGTTGATCGTCGCAAACCGGACCGTCGCTCACGCGGAATATCTCTCCCGTGAGGTCCCCGGTATCGACGATGCGGCGGGTCTCGGAGGCATGGACACGTTACTCGCGACTGCCGACATCGTCATCACGGCGACGAGCAGTCCCGAGTACGTCATCGATTCGAGCCACCTCGGCGACGCCGGTTCGACGATGCTCATCGACATCGCCCAACCCCGTGATGTCGACCCGGCTGCCGACGAACTCGACGGTGTCTGCGTCCACGACATCGACGACCTGGAGACGGTGACAGACCGAACGGCGGCCCAGCGCGAACAGGCGGCAAAGCAGGTCGAGACGATGATAGACGAGGAGTTCGACCGACTCCTCGCCGCCTACAAGCGCAAGCGCGCCGACGAAGCGATTAGTTCGATGTACGAAGCCGCAGAGCACGTCAAGCGCCGTGAAGTCTCGACGGCCATCTCGAAGTTAGAAGCACAGGGCGACCTGACGGACGAACAGCGCGAGACCGTCGAATCGCTCGCAGACGCGCTCATCGGCCAACTGCTCTCGGCACCGACGAAGAGTCTTCGTGACGCCGCCGGCGACGACGACTGGACAACCATCCAGACCGCGATGCGGTTGTTCGACCCGGGATTCGACGACTACGCGGTGCCAGACGCACGGGAGTCGTCCAGTTCGCAGACGGACGTCCCCGAGGGTGGTCGCTCCGACATCGACCGTGAGGCGTCCGACGAAGAAGTTCCCCGTCGCGTCATCGAGCAACTCTCGGACGACTGA
- a CDS encoding precorrin-2 dehydrogenase/sirohydrochlorin ferrochelatase family protein: MIPLVHDLSGETILVFGGGPVGARKARRFARETRTVVVSPEFADCDFGDAELVRASPAPDDIDEWFARFAPALAVAATSDVDVNDAVVEAAKTRGALVNRADRSGEREAGSVVVPATVDDGDVSVAITTGGSSPALSKYLRERIEDELDGAGAMAELTANLRAELKESDRTPAERRDAIRAVVRDPSVWKALRSADTNPRREAARVIRNTKRGDS, translated from the coding sequence ATGATACCACTGGTCCACGACCTGTCCGGCGAAACCATCCTCGTGTTCGGAGGCGGGCCTGTCGGCGCGCGGAAAGCCCGGCGATTCGCCCGAGAGACCCGAACTGTCGTCGTCAGCCCCGAGTTTGCGGACTGCGACTTTGGCGATGCCGAACTCGTTCGTGCGTCCCCCGCCCCCGACGATATCGACGAGTGGTTCGCCCGCTTTGCACCGGCACTCGCCGTCGCGGCGACGAGCGACGTGGACGTGAACGACGCCGTCGTCGAGGCGGCCAAAACGCGGGGGGCACTGGTCAATCGAGCGGACCGAAGCGGCGAGCGCGAGGCGGGGAGCGTCGTCGTTCCCGCCACCGTCGACGACGGGGATGTGTCTGTCGCCATCACAACTGGCGGGTCGAGTCCGGCCCTGTCGAAGTACCTCCGTGAACGCATCGAGGACGAACTCGACGGTGCCGGCGCGATGGCCGAGTTGACAGCGAACCTTCGGGCAGAACTCAAAGAATCAGACCGCACACCGGCCGAACGTCGTGACGCGATTCGTGCCGTCGTCCGCGACCCGTCGGTTTGGAAGGCTTTACGTAGTGCGGATACAAACCCCCGACGAGAGGCAGCGCGCGTGATTAGAAACACAAAGCGAGGTGATTCATGA
- the ahbB gene encoding siroheme decarboxylase subunit beta, with amino-acid sequence MIQADADLSRLDRAIVNAFQGGFPVVERPFEPAAKALQDRGVDVTASELCERVKFLDDEGILSRFGALVNAEEIGGTATLVAMHAPPERFDEVAEQVNAHREVAHNYEREHPHLNMWFVVSVAAESRVDEVLGEIEAETGQPTYNMPKLHEFHVGAKFLLDGPISDGDLDLSHLGPEVEPSGERMLTPDERDLVLEIQGGLPVTETPYADVAEALGQDTAWVVETIKRFNVEGKVRRVGVIPNHYALGYSENGMTVWNVPDDIVMEVGPEIAALDFVTHCYRRPRHEGVWPYNFFAMTHGRSKEESDARIERVREVMSDYWDVDDGDWDSLFSTRILKKTGIRLDERADANTE; translated from the coding sequence ATGATACAGGCGGACGCGGACCTCTCTCGTCTCGACCGCGCCATCGTCAACGCCTTCCAGGGCGGCTTCCCCGTCGTCGAACGTCCTTTCGAACCTGCAGCGAAGGCGTTGCAGGACCGCGGCGTGGACGTGACAGCGTCGGAACTCTGTGAACGCGTCAAATTCCTCGACGACGAAGGCATCCTCTCTCGATTCGGTGCGCTCGTCAACGCCGAAGAAATCGGGGGGACAGCGACGCTCGTCGCCATGCACGCGCCCCCAGAGCGATTCGACGAGGTGGCCGAACAGGTCAACGCCCACCGCGAAGTCGCACACAACTACGAGCGCGAACACCCGCACCTCAACATGTGGTTCGTCGTCTCCGTCGCCGCGGAGTCACGGGTCGACGAAGTACTCGGTGAAATCGAGGCAGAGACCGGACAGCCGACGTACAACATGCCCAAGCTCCACGAGTTCCACGTCGGTGCGAAGTTCCTCCTCGACGGCCCCATCTCCGACGGTGACCTCGACCTCTCGCACCTCGGTCCCGAGGTCGAACCATCTGGCGAGCGCATGCTCACGCCCGACGAACGCGACCTCGTGTTGGAGATTCAAGGCGGCCTCCCCGTGACCGAGACGCCCTACGCCGACGTTGCAGAGGCGCTCGGACAGGACACCGCGTGGGTCGTCGAGACCATCAAACGCTTCAACGTCGAAGGGAAGGTCCGGCGCGTCGGCGTCATCCCGAACCACTACGCACTCGGCTACAGCGAGAACGGGATGACCGTCTGGAACGTCCCCGACGACATCGTGATGGAGGTCGGCCCCGAAATCGCCGCACTCGACTTCGTCACCCACTGCTACCGCCGGCCACGACACGAGGGAGTGTGGCCGTACAACTTCTTCGCGATGACCCACGGCCGGTCGAAAGAAGAGAGCGACGCCCGCATCGAGCGCGTTCGCGAGGTCATGAGCGACTACTGGGATGTCGACGACGGCGACTGGGATTCGCTGTTTTCGACCCGAATCTTGAAGAAGACTGGAATTAGACTGGACGAGCGAGCAGACGCCAACACGGAGTGA
- a CDS encoding DUF5778 family protein encodes MSETIDDDLYKRTLALLEPGDIELVGAIVHTTLSGREDLEMQELTVAINDVISEHADKGDAWIYAGNDDTNFSSNQFQGLSVEDDEFVWECQQLLREGTFDLVFYYEATADHDAIVEELDALDNVDRVTPVP; translated from the coding sequence ATGAGCGAGACCATCGACGACGACCTCTACAAGCGAACGCTCGCACTGCTCGAACCCGGCGACATCGAGTTGGTCGGCGCTATCGTCCACACGACGCTCAGCGGCCGTGAGGACCTCGAGATGCAGGAACTGACCGTCGCAATCAACGACGTCATCTCCGAGCACGCGGACAAAGGCGACGCGTGGATTTACGCCGGCAACGACGACACCAACTTCTCGTCGAACCAGTTCCAGGGCCTCAGCGTCGAGGACGACGAGTTCGTCTGGGAGTGCCAGCAACTCCTCCGAGAGGGGACGTTCGACCTCGTGTTCTACTACGAGGCGACCGCCGACCACGACGCCATCGTCGAGGAACTCGACGCACTGGACAACGTCGACCGCGTCACGCCCGTTCCCTGA
- the uppS gene encoding polyprenyl diphosphate synthase, with the protein MFGWVRRGFRRAYERVLHREIGDGPTHVAIIQDGNRRYARKRGDDAPDGHRAGAQTTENVLEWCEELGIEELTLYAFSTENFDRPPEEREHLFDLFENKLYESVRSEQIHDREVAVRVIGEVDRLPERVRDAVEYAESETADYDKFTLNIALAYGGRAELLSAARDVCHDVEAGKLSADDVDVAAVDAHLSRQPVRDVDLIIRTGGDERISNFLPWHANGNEAAVYFCAPYWPEFSKTDFLRGIRTYESREKSWQRTRTERAVALVRAVAEVEFEDARAVASRLREQLSSSGADEVSAELAKRTDETAD; encoded by the coding sequence ATGTTCGGGTGGGTCCGACGCGGCTTTCGACGCGCCTACGAGCGAGTGCTCCACCGGGAGATTGGCGACGGGCCGACACACGTCGCAATCATCCAAGACGGGAACCGGCGCTACGCGAGAAAGCGCGGTGACGACGCACCGGACGGCCATCGCGCCGGTGCACAGACGACCGAAAACGTCCTCGAATGGTGTGAAGAACTCGGCATCGAAGAGTTGACACTCTACGCCTTTTCGACCGAGAACTTCGACCGTCCGCCCGAGGAGCGAGAACATCTCTTCGACCTCTTCGAAAACAAACTGTACGAGTCTGTTCGCTCCGAACAGATCCACGACCGAGAAGTGGCCGTGCGAGTCATCGGAGAGGTAGACCGGCTCCCAGAACGGGTCCGCGATGCTGTCGAGTACGCCGAGTCAGAGACTGCCGACTACGATAAGTTCACGCTCAACATCGCCCTCGCGTACGGCGGACGAGCGGAACTGCTCAGCGCCGCCCGCGACGTCTGTCACGACGTCGAGGCGGGTAAGCTCTCAGCCGACGACGTAGACGTGGCGGCGGTCGATGCCCATCTCTCGCGGCAACCCGTCCGCGACGTGGACCTCATCATCCGCACCGGTGGCGACGAACGAATCTCGAACTTCCTGCCGTGGCACGCCAACGGCAACGAGGCGGCCGTCTACTTCTGTGCGCCCTACTGGCCGGAGTTCTCGAAAACCGACTTCCTCCGCGGCATCCGTACCTACGAGTCGCGAGAGAAGTCGTGGCAACGGACACGAACCGAACGCGCCGTCGCACTCGTTCGCGCCGTCGCCGAAGTCGAGTTCGAAGATGCCCGCGCCGTCGCCAGCCGACTCCGTGAGCAACTCTCTTCGTCGGGTGCCGACGAGGTGTCCGCCGAGTTGGCGAAACGGACCGACGAGACGGCTGACTGA
- a CDS encoding serpin family protein: MNRRELLALSGALVAATVAGCTGDGGSQPETETDTPSSTNTPTETPTDTPTEEPPTGEPTVDDERLAALAAGNAEFALELHNHLAANTGGNQFLSPYSISVALAMTYAGARGDTREQMEETLHYTLGDDVHPAFADLQSKLDSRATATDPADDSEVDAFQLAVANALWGREGYPFSEDYLALLEENYGAGLREANFAGDPDGERERINDWVADQTEDRIEDLLPPDSITPQTVLVLTNAIYFMASWLHKFDPENTEDGTFTALDGTESTVPLMHREMDRVNYASVPGAQAVELPYIGEDVSMVLILPDEGTFEEFEQNLTADRLFGIFQEMSDATGSLVFPRFEFETEVQLSTALSDLGMPIAFGGGADFSGMVDGDQSGLAIDEVFHKTFVSVDEEGTEAAASTAVVMLESLPPSWGELRFDRPFLFCIRDRPTDAILFYGRVVDAGAAQGDE; the protein is encoded by the coding sequence ATGAACCGTCGCGAACTCCTCGCACTCTCGGGTGCACTCGTCGCCGCGACCGTGGCAGGGTGTACGGGAGACGGTGGGTCCCAACCAGAGACGGAAACCGACACGCCCTCCTCCACAAACACGCCGACTGAGACGCCAACAGACACACCGACCGAAGAGCCACCGACTGGCGAACCCACCGTCGACGACGAACGACTCGCCGCGCTCGCAGCGGGGAACGCCGAGTTCGCTCTCGAACTGCACAACCATCTGGCGGCCAACACGGGCGGCAACCAGTTCCTCTCGCCGTACAGCATCTCTGTCGCGCTGGCGATGACCTACGCTGGCGCTCGTGGCGACACCCGCGAGCAGATGGAAGAGACGCTCCACTACACACTCGGCGACGACGTCCACCCGGCCTTTGCCGACCTGCAATCTAAACTGGACAGTCGGGCGACTGCTACCGACCCTGCCGACGACAGCGAGGTCGACGCCTTCCAGTTGGCTGTGGCGAACGCCCTGTGGGGAAGAGAGGGTTACCCGTTCTCCGAAGACTACCTCGCACTGCTGGAAGAGAACTACGGCGCAGGCCTCCGTGAGGCGAACTTCGCCGGCGATCCAGACGGCGAGCGCGAACGAATCAACGACTGGGTGGCCGACCAGACCGAAGACCGCATCGAAGACCTACTCCCACCGGATTCGATTACCCCACAGACGGTGCTCGTGCTCACCAACGCCATCTACTTCATGGCGAGTTGGTTGCACAAGTTCGACCCCGAGAACACCGAAGACGGCACGTTCACCGCGCTCGACGGCACCGAATCGACGGTTCCGCTCATGCATCGAGAGATGGACCGAGTGAACTACGCGTCGGTCCCCGGTGCGCAGGCCGTCGAACTCCCGTACATCGGTGAGGACGTGTCGATGGTACTCATCCTCCCCGACGAAGGCACGTTCGAAGAGTTCGAGCAGAACTTGACTGCCGACCGGTTGTTCGGCATCTTCCAAGAGATGAGCGACGCGACGGGGTCGCTCGTGTTCCCTCGCTTCGAGTTCGAGACGGAGGTGCAGTTGTCGACAGCGCTCTCTGACCTCGGCATGCCCATCGCGTTCGGCGGTGGCGCTGACTTCAGCGGGATGGTCGACGGCGACCAGAGCGGCCTCGCTATCGACGAAGTGTTCCACAAGACGTTCGTCTCCGTGGACGAGGAAGGGACCGAAGCGGCGGCCTCGACGGCCGTCGTCATGCTGGAGTCGTTGCCGCCGTCGTGGGGCGAACTCCGGTTCGACAGGCCGTTCTTGTTCTGTATTCGTGACCGGCCGACGGACGCAATTCTATTCTACGGGCGGGTCGTCGACGCCGGCGCTGCACAGGGTGACGAATAG
- a CDS encoding undecaprenyl diphosphate synthase family protein: protein MGLYDYYLAFRFRLDDASAPEHVALVITERDLLEQGAYATLEEFVRWAFEYGSERVTISVSVLDEAVVPTLSRELRDLDTPYPIAVREPGDTEPADAPVQVNIGLGGKREFAAVVRSLAEEVEAGELDPEDIDGTDIEERLVFPDEPDFVVKTGAERLSDFMIWQSVYAELYFTDVNWRDFRKRDYLRALRDYQDRQRRFGR from the coding sequence GTGGGATTGTACGACTACTACCTCGCCTTCCGGTTCCGTCTCGACGACGCGAGCGCCCCCGAACACGTCGCACTCGTCATCACCGAGCGCGACCTGTTAGAGCAAGGCGCGTACGCCACCCTCGAAGAGTTCGTCCGCTGGGCCTTCGAGTACGGAAGCGAACGCGTCACCATCTCGGTGAGCGTCCTCGACGAGGCAGTCGTCCCGACGCTCTCGCGCGAACTCCGTGACCTGGACACGCCGTATCCAATCGCGGTCCGTGAACCCGGTGACACCGAACCCGCCGACGCCCCCGTGCAGGTGAACATCGGACTCGGCGGAAAACGCGAGTTCGCCGCAGTCGTTCGGTCGCTCGCGGAAGAAGTCGAAGCGGGCGAGTTGGACCCCGAAGACATCGACGGAACCGACATCGAAGAGCGACTCGTGTTCCCAGACGAACCCGACTTCGTCGTCAAGACGGGTGCGGAGCGGCTCTCTGATTTCATGATTTGGCAGTCGGTGTACGCCGAACTCTACTTCACCGACGTGAACTGGCGGGATTTCCGAAAGCGCGACTATCTGCGGGCGTTGCGGGACTATCAGGATAGACAGAGGCGGTTTGGACGGTGA
- a CDS encoding DUF92 domain-containing protein gives MTSTLRRAGGFAVVGTLALAAPSLGTAAFAPFAAVALLAAFVIDDGPLFELFARPGDRKDGRLNGLAGFSLAATGLALLATVPRVAMPLTVFVAAVLILAYGNLGARLVDTRVDDEFLHAAGFVAVGLLAGTLGQVTVANMTGEPMVLARFIFIAALGALVAALLRSVLFERDDPLVMLSVGLALWGVDWLAGPITPAQTGVSLAMTVALGYAAFALGTASVAGMITGVLLLLIAVVFGGFGWAVVLASFFGIGALATKFRYDRKAERGVAEENEGARGTGNVLGNSAVSLLAVVGFATMETFGYTFGSNLFVVAFAGSVAAAMSDTLSSEIGGLFDNPRLITSLKRVPPGTDGAVTWQGELAGAVGSAFVAGSAYVLLPLPGTTAAVAVLVGGVIGMTIDSLLGATVEGAGLGNQAVNFLMTLGGALGAAVVWIPL, from the coding sequence GTGACTTCCACACTACGGCGAGCGGGTGGATTCGCGGTCGTCGGGACCTTGGCCCTCGCGGCCCCGAGTCTCGGCACTGCCGCGTTCGCACCCTTCGCCGCAGTCGCGCTCCTGGCGGCCTTCGTCATCGACGACGGGCCGCTCTTCGAGCTGTTCGCGCGACCCGGTGACCGCAAGGACGGCCGCCTCAATGGGCTGGCCGGGTTCTCCCTTGCAGCAACCGGACTCGCACTCCTGGCGACCGTTCCTCGGGTCGCGATGCCACTCACCGTGTTCGTCGCGGCCGTCCTGATACTCGCCTACGGAAATCTCGGTGCGCGACTGGTGGATACGCGTGTCGACGACGAGTTCTTGCACGCTGCTGGATTCGTCGCCGTCGGCCTTCTCGCCGGAACACTGGGACAGGTAACCGTCGCGAATATGACCGGCGAACCGATGGTTCTCGCCCGATTCATCTTCATCGCTGCGCTCGGGGCCCTCGTCGCGGCGCTGCTTCGGTCTGTCCTCTTCGAGCGCGACGACCCACTCGTCATGCTCTCGGTCGGTCTCGCGCTCTGGGGTGTCGACTGGTTGGCGGGCCCAATTACACCCGCACAGACGGGCGTCTCGCTCGCCATGACCGTCGCACTCGGATACGCCGCTTTCGCCCTCGGAACCGCGTCTGTCGCCGGCATGATAACCGGCGTCCTCCTCTTGCTCATCGCCGTCGTCTTCGGCGGATTCGGGTGGGCAGTCGTCCTCGCATCGTTCTTCGGCATCGGCGCACTCGCCACAAAGTTCCGCTACGACCGGAAAGCCGAACGCGGCGTCGCCGAAGAGAACGAAGGTGCACGGGGAACCGGGAACGTCCTCGGTAACTCCGCAGTGTCGCTCCTCGCCGTCGTGGGGTTCGCCACGATGGAGACGTTCGGGTACACGTTCGGAAGCAACCTGTTCGTCGTCGCCTTCGCCGGGTCCGTCGCGGCCGCGATGAGCGACACACTCTCCAGTGAAATCGGCGGCCTGTTCGACAACCCGCGACTCATCACGTCGCTCAAGCGAGTGCCGCCGGGAACCGACGGCGCGGTCACGTGGCAAGGAGAACTCGCTGGCGCTGTCGGATCGGCGTTCGTCGCCGGGAGTGCGTACGTGTTACTCCCGCTTCCGGGTACGACGGCAGCAGTCGCAGTTCTCGTCGGCGGCGTCATCGGCATGACCATCGATAGTCTGCTCGGTGCCACCGTCGAAGGTGCTGGCCTCGGAAACCAAGCCGTCAACTTCCTCATGACGCTCGGCGGCGCTCTGGGTGCGGCCGTCGTCTGGATTCCGCTGTGA
- a CDS encoding GNAT family N-acetyltransferase, whose translation MTVRPARPTDRDDISSLQRLVTHPSPELLDAWPTVGTLLVSVDTDDHPVGYLLGVGSHLAELAVAPSARREGRATALIEAYHERHMDASLTLFVHPENDGARACYDALGFQHDARVTDAFDGDDAIRLVYDG comes from the coding sequence GTGACCGTCCGCCCTGCACGACCCACCGACCGGGACGATATCTCGTCGCTCCAACGACTCGTTACGCACCCGTCTCCCGAACTACTCGACGCGTGGCCTACAGTCGGCACGCTGCTCGTCTCTGTCGATACCGACGACCACCCGGTCGGCTATCTCCTCGGCGTCGGTTCCCACCTCGCCGAACTCGCGGTTGCACCGAGCGCCCGGCGAGAGGGGCGCGCCACTGCACTCATCGAGGCGTATCACGAACGCCACATGGACGCGTCGCTCACGTTGTTCGTACATCCCGAAAACGACGGTGCGCGAGCGTGCTACGACGCACTCGGATTCCAGCACGACGCGCGTGTCACAGACGCGTTCGACGGCGACGACGCGATTCGACTCGTCTACGACGGGTGA